The Staphylococcus sp. KG4-3 genome has a window encoding:
- a CDS encoding 3-oxoacyl-ACP reductase: MKKNVIVTGSSRGLGAVIVKTLAQHGHNVVINYHNSEHAAQKLVDEIGTRQAIAIQANVTKRNEIDRLVDEATQYFGQIDVVINNALVGFKFDPVQQKAFADLSWDDYQQQIDGTLKAAFNVCQSVIPQFIQRKKGKIISIGTNLFQNPVVPYHEYTTAKAGLIGFSRNLAAELGQYGITSNVVSGGLLKTTDASATTSTEVFDLIAQTTPIKNVTAPQDVANMVAYLVSDQSDGITGQNFTVDGGLTMN; the protein is encoded by the coding sequence ATGAAAAAAAACGTAATAGTAACTGGCAGTAGCCGTGGATTAGGTGCAGTCATAGTAAAAACACTAGCTCAGCATGGTCATAACGTTGTAATAAACTATCATAATAGTGAACATGCTGCACAAAAGCTTGTTGATGAAATTGGAACTCGACAAGCAATCGCTATACAAGCAAATGTGACAAAACGAAATGAAATTGACAGATTAGTTGATGAAGCTACACAATATTTTGGTCAGATAGATGTTGTAATTAATAATGCATTAGTTGGATTTAAATTTGATCCTGTTCAACAAAAAGCATTTGCAGATCTTTCATGGGATGATTATCAGCAACAAATTGATGGCACATTAAAAGCAGCTTTCAATGTATGTCAAAGCGTTATACCTCAATTCATTCAAAGAAAAAAAGGTAAGATTATCTCAATAGGCACGAATTTATTTCAAAACCCTGTTGTCCCTTATCATGAATATACAACAGCTAAAGCGGGATTAATTGGATTTTCACGTAATTTGGCTGCCGAATTAGGTCAATATGGTATCACATCAAACGTAGTATCTGGTGGTTTATTAAAAACAACCGACGCAAGTGCAACTACATCAACTGAGGTCTTTGATTTAATTGCTCAAACAACACCTATTAAAAATGTTACCGCACCACAAGATGTAGCTAATATGGTTGCATATCTCGTATCGGATCAATCTGATGGCATTACAGGTCAGAACTTTACAGTCGACGGCGGCTTAACAATGAATTAA
- the rpsP gene encoding 30S ribosomal protein S16, protein MAVKLRLTRLGSKRNPFYRIVAADARAPRDGRNIEQIGTYNPNNVNAPEVKIDEELALKWLKDGAKPTDTVHNILSREGILKKFDEQK, encoded by the coding sequence ATGGCAGTTAAATTACGTTTAACACGTTTAGGTTCAAAAAGAAATCCATTCTATCGTATCGTAGCAGCTGATGCTCGTGCACCACGTGACGGTCGTAATATCGAACAAATCGGTACTTACAACCCTAACAATGTAAATGCACCAGAAGTTAAAATCGACGAAGAATTAGCACTTAAATGGTTAAAAGATGGTGCGAAACCAACTGATACAGTTCATAACATTTTATCAAGAGAAGGTATCTTGAAAAAATTTGATGAGCAAAAATAA